One segment of Corallococcus silvisoli DNA contains the following:
- a CDS encoding chemotaxis protein CheW: protein MTPGGKALAEFVAEATEILDALGRDLLALDEAREQEADPEHINGIFRAAHSLKGLSGLFGQERITQLAHAAEDLLDRLRLGRLTLDNQVLDTLVDALDTFQALLGEASRSEEGAELTQRTRDMEDRFARLGSPPPAVEEDPLERLELDAAVRAVFTEYEEHRLRENVRRGVALWRVRAAFDLTDFDQGLADLNTRLKPLGEVISTLPSSRPGGVNGIAFDLIFGAKVAAPALEAGLQGTPAELAPLAVRPPQQGHAGAVFDVPAPPPPEAVEAEARPPKRGGKKKGGRAKAPAPGATPEAPPAPVDSRTAWAPGTASSPSPGAVRAGAPMVSGPSNEVASGAPSAGPVSTGLSLSRRSEGSGVSRSPGLTDTGSSRPPPQLETGDLEAEDGAGAPSALAPVSGGNPPRMRAVGPPPTVVGLQAAASAPLPATGRPRTEETSLRSLTQTVRVDIGRLDGLINMVGELLLIKANLQRLAETSRQDGTVALSKLFGQELSRETRQLERKLEALQEGLLEARMVPVGQVFDKLARLVRKIAREAGKEIDFVSAGGEVELDKLIVEELSDPLMHLIRNAIDHGAEGPEARLGAGKPRRAVVRLRAEQKGNHVVISVSDDGSGIDEVRVREVALSRGLVTPSQVSEMTRRELLNLIFLPGFSTRSSVSALSGRGVGLDVVKNNLGNLSGIIDVWSERGRGTAFHLTLPVTLAIVRALVVGVSGRTYAVPLNSVLEILSVQPRDIRTVERREVLDLRGQTLPFLRLGRLFHLPEREVNRHFVVVVGLAQQRLGIAVDELFGQQDIVTKPLGGRLSNVKGVSGATDLGNRRTVLVLDVAELLEEGIAQERRRA from the coding sequence GTGACGCCCGGAGGCAAGGCGCTGGCGGAGTTCGTCGCCGAGGCCACGGAGATCCTCGATGCGCTGGGCAGGGATCTGCTCGCGCTGGACGAGGCGCGCGAGCAGGAGGCGGATCCGGAGCACATCAACGGCATCTTCCGCGCGGCGCACTCGCTGAAGGGGTTGTCGGGGCTCTTCGGTCAGGAGCGCATCACCCAACTGGCGCACGCCGCGGAGGACTTGTTGGACCGGCTGCGGCTGGGGCGCCTCACGCTGGACAACCAGGTCCTGGACACGCTGGTGGACGCGCTGGACACGTTCCAGGCGCTGCTCGGGGAGGCGTCGCGGAGCGAGGAGGGCGCCGAGCTCACCCAGCGCACCCGTGACATGGAGGACCGGTTCGCGCGGCTGGGCTCGCCGCCACCCGCGGTGGAAGAGGATCCGCTGGAGCGGCTGGAGCTGGACGCGGCGGTGCGCGCCGTCTTCACCGAGTACGAAGAGCACCGGCTGCGCGAGAACGTGCGGCGCGGGGTGGCGCTGTGGCGCGTGCGCGCGGCGTTCGACCTCACGGACTTCGACCAGGGGCTCGCGGACCTGAACACGCGGCTCAAGCCCCTGGGAGAGGTGATCAGCACGCTCCCCTCGTCGCGGCCGGGCGGCGTGAACGGCATCGCGTTCGACCTCATCTTCGGCGCGAAGGTGGCTGCGCCGGCGCTGGAGGCGGGGCTCCAGGGCACCCCCGCGGAGCTGGCTCCGCTGGCCGTGCGTCCGCCGCAGCAGGGGCACGCCGGGGCCGTATTCGACGTCCCCGCGCCCCCGCCTCCCGAAGCTGTCGAGGCGGAGGCCCGTCCCCCGAAGCGCGGTGGCAAGAAGAAGGGCGGCCGTGCGAAGGCGCCCGCTCCGGGTGCCACGCCTGAGGCGCCGCCAGCGCCCGTGGACTCCCGGACCGCGTGGGCGCCCGGGACCGCGAGCTCCCCATCGCCCGGCGCGGTGCGCGCTGGGGCGCCGATGGTGTCCGGGCCTTCGAATGAGGTCGCGTCCGGGGCTCCGTCCGCCGGACCCGTGAGCACAGGGCTGTCGCTGTCACGGCGGTCGGAGGGCTCGGGCGTGTCGCGGTCGCCGGGCCTCACGGACACCGGCTCCTCACGGCCGCCGCCACAGTTGGAGACCGGGGACCTGGAGGCCGAAGATGGCGCTGGAGCGCCCTCCGCCCTGGCGCCGGTCTCGGGGGGAAATCCTCCGCGCATGCGGGCGGTGGGACCGCCCCCCACGGTGGTCGGACTCCAGGCCGCCGCGTCCGCGCCCCTGCCGGCCACGGGCCGTCCCCGGACGGAAGAGACGTCCCTGCGCTCGCTCACGCAGACGGTGCGCGTGGACATCGGCCGGCTGGACGGGCTCATCAACATGGTGGGCGAGTTGCTGCTCATCAAGGCCAACCTCCAGCGGCTGGCGGAGACGTCCCGGCAGGATGGGACGGTCGCGCTCTCCAAGCTCTTCGGCCAGGAGCTCTCACGCGAGACGCGGCAGCTGGAGCGCAAGCTGGAGGCGCTCCAGGAAGGCCTGCTCGAAGCGCGCATGGTCCCGGTGGGCCAGGTGTTCGACAAGCTCGCGCGGCTGGTGCGCAAGATCGCCCGCGAGGCCGGCAAGGAGATCGACTTCGTCAGCGCTGGCGGCGAGGTGGAGCTGGACAAGCTCATCGTCGAGGAGCTCAGCGACCCCCTGATGCACCTCATCCGCAACGCCATCGACCATGGCGCGGAGGGGCCGGAGGCGCGGCTCGGCGCGGGCAAGCCCCGGCGCGCGGTGGTGCGCCTGCGCGCGGAGCAGAAGGGCAACCACGTCGTCATCAGCGTGAGCGACGACGGCTCCGGCATCGACGAGGTGCGGGTGCGCGAGGTGGCCCTGTCGCGCGGGCTCGTCACCCCGTCCCAGGTGAGCGAGATGACGCGGCGCGAGCTGCTCAACCTCATCTTCCTGCCGGGCTTCTCCACCCGCTCCAGCGTCAGCGCGCTCTCCGGACGGGGCGTCGGCCTGGACGTGGTGAAGAACAACCTGGGCAACCTCTCCGGCATCATCGACGTGTGGAGCGAGCGCGGCCGGGGCACGGCCTTCCACCTGACGCTGCCGGTGACGCTGGCCATCGTGCGCGCGCTGGTGGTGGGCGTCAGCGGCCGCACCTACGCGGTCCCGCTCAACAGCGTGCTGGAGATCCTCTCCGTGCAGCCGCGCGACATCCGCACCGTGGAGCGCCGCGAGGTGTTGGACCTGCGCGGCCAGACGCTGCCCTTCCTGCGGCTGGGGCGGCTCTTCCACCTGCCGGAGCGCGAGGTGAACCGCCACTTCGTCGTGGTGGTGGGCCTGGCGCAGCAGCGCCTGGGCATCGCGGTGGATGAGCTGTTCGGCCAGCAGGACATCGTCACCAAGCCCCTGGGCGGCCGGCTGAGCAACGTGAAGGGCGTCTCCGGCGCCACCGACCTGGGCAACCGGCGCACCGTCCTGGTGCTGGATGTCGCGGAACTCCTGGAAGAAGGCATCGCGCAGGAGCGGCGCCGCGCGTAA
- a CDS encoding chemotaxis protein CheW — MTDPVNLLARRPRGGGPDDPPAPDAEAQLCAFFVGNEEYVLDIMRVEEILPPQRVIPIPHAPAFVEGVLHLRGAMLPVVDLRQRLLGQATPETRRTRMLVCRLGTRRVVARVDRVAEVLRVRRGDIKPAPALMAAGRTPFVVGVCGPPERLRLLLDLKALLRAELERESRPPTAT; from the coding sequence ATGACGGACCCCGTGAACCTGCTGGCCCGCCGTCCTCGCGGTGGCGGGCCCGACGACCCTCCTGCCCCCGACGCGGAGGCGCAGCTGTGCGCCTTCTTCGTGGGCAATGAGGAGTACGTGCTCGACATCATGCGCGTGGAGGAGATTCTTCCTCCCCAGCGCGTCATCCCCATCCCCCACGCCCCGGCCTTCGTGGAGGGGGTGTTGCACCTGCGCGGCGCGATGCTGCCGGTGGTGGACCTGCGCCAGCGCCTGCTGGGACAGGCGACCCCGGAGACCCGGCGCACGCGGATGCTCGTCTGCCGGCTGGGGACGCGACGCGTCGTGGCGCGGGTGGACCGCGTGGCGGAGGTGCTGCGCGTGCGCCGCGGCGACATCAAGCCCGCGCCGGCGCTCATGGCCGCGGGCCGCACGCCCTTCGTGGTGGGCGTGTGCGGGCCGCCGGAGCGGCTGCGGCTGCTGCTGGACCTGAAGGCGCTCCTGCGCGCGGAGCTGGAGCGGGAGTCACGGCCGCCGACAGCGACCTGA
- a CDS encoding chemotaxis protein CheW: MSRFEALLDAFFYRPDEDVGGLLDFAAGSDGLAPSILEEEPTEYLAFRLEAECYAVPILAVREICKVPLLTEIPRAQPHLLGVMNLRGELLPVYDVKLRLRLAEVPPVVAGPDAGLPPRAARILVLKTEDGPAGVWVDSVAGVVRLKPSMVELSPAGLRGDRDCVAGLGRKGSQLYILLDPEQALTP, encoded by the coding sequence GTGTCCCGTTTCGAAGCCCTGCTCGACGCGTTCTTCTACCGTCCGGACGAGGACGTCGGCGGTCTGCTGGACTTCGCTGCGGGCAGTGACGGGCTGGCCCCGAGCATCCTGGAGGAGGAGCCCACCGAGTACCTCGCCTTCCGCCTGGAGGCGGAGTGCTACGCGGTGCCCATCCTCGCGGTGCGGGAGATCTGCAAGGTGCCGCTGCTCACGGAGATCCCGCGCGCGCAGCCGCACCTGCTGGGCGTGATGAACCTGCGCGGCGAGCTGCTGCCCGTCTACGACGTCAAGCTGCGGCTGCGGCTCGCGGAGGTGCCTCCCGTGGTCGCGGGGCCGGATGCGGGCCTGCCTCCCCGGGCCGCGCGCATCCTGGTGCTCAAGACGGAGGATGGGCCCGCGGGCGTGTGGGTGGACTCGGTGGCGGGCGTGGTGCGGCTCAAGCCGTCCATGGTGGAGCTGTCACCCGCGGGGCTGCGAGGGGACCGCGACTGCGTGGCGGGGCTGGGGCGCAAGGGCTCGCAGCTCTACATCCTGTTGGACCCGGAGCAGGCGCTCACCCCATGA
- a CDS encoding response regulator: MKFKVLIVEDSKVSREHIAATVEAVDGVEAVTTASGFEALKLLPRQRFDLIITDINMPDINGLELINFVKKNPNYRDVPLIIITTEGREQDRSRGLALGAEGYLVKPFLPEDLEALLKRFLKPL; this comes from the coding sequence ATGAAGTTCAAGGTGTTGATTGTCGAGGACTCCAAGGTGTCGCGCGAGCACATCGCCGCGACCGTGGAAGCCGTGGACGGCGTCGAGGCCGTCACCACCGCCAGTGGTTTCGAGGCGCTGAAGTTGCTGCCGCGCCAGCGCTTCGACCTCATCATCACCGACATCAACATGCCCGACATCAACGGGCTGGAGCTCATCAACTTCGTCAAGAAGAACCCCAACTACCGGGACGTGCCGCTCATCATCATCACCACCGAGGGGCGTGAGCAGGACCGCTCGCGGGGGCTGGCGCTGGGGGCGGAGGGGTACCTGGTGAAGCCGTTCCTGCCGGAGGACCTGGAGGCGCTCCTCAAGCGCTTCCTGAAGCCGCTGTGA